A single window of Pyxidicoccus xibeiensis DNA harbors:
- a CDS encoding serine/threonine-protein kinase gives MNERYRLVRPLAVGGMAELFLGVSRSEGFERTVAIKRVLPYLAREPDIARMFLAEARLATQLQHQNIATVYDVGQGPNGLFLVMELVDGWDLGVLLRTATRQGVRFPPHLAAFVLLQVLAGLSHAYRKLHAGRPVIVAHRDVSPSNVLVSREGEVKVTDFGIARFEGPSLTAPGVFKGKEAYSAPEVLQGAPATAASDQFSLGIVFHELLTGHHPFHSLTEPVAVTYAIITREVPRPPHVPAPLADVLLRMLARTPEERFPTPEALSEALARWLAQAGEPATSHALAAFMRELPLPPTLRELAESSDAPAGSPGPVPAPDFGPEYADEPLPGGAALSVSGRVVHRCTRCDQPLSSPHAPCDRCAEELAPPSPVFTPAPTARTPPRAGPTGTTPMSTPRVPPAHPGASTPPRAGAGALPPARPHATAGTTRVAPLLEQSPTRTLAESMEPAPTPFPARSVLQTPAEALELVERAPRPVSDWQEDTLAARGRSRRRLLLALGGLAVLALGAALWAWRGTVSRELLSATGIRLASPVLSVRSQPAGASVWVEGKEVGTTPLVVDNVYPDRVLSVQVRHKGYRTWKGTFRGGQPVDFQVTLDDR, from the coding sequence GTGAACGAACGCTACCGGCTCGTGCGGCCCCTGGCAGTGGGAGGCATGGCGGAGCTCTTCCTGGGCGTGTCGCGCTCGGAGGGCTTCGAGCGCACGGTGGCCATCAAGCGCGTGCTGCCATACCTCGCACGCGAGCCGGACATCGCGCGCATGTTCCTGGCCGAGGCGCGGCTGGCCACGCAGTTGCAGCACCAGAACATCGCCACCGTGTACGACGTGGGCCAGGGCCCCAATGGCCTCTTCCTGGTGATGGAGCTGGTGGACGGCTGGGATTTGGGCGTGCTGCTGCGCACCGCCACGCGCCAGGGCGTGCGCTTCCCGCCGCACCTGGCGGCCTTCGTGCTGCTCCAGGTCCTGGCCGGCCTGTCCCACGCGTACCGGAAGCTGCACGCCGGGCGCCCCGTCATCGTCGCCCACCGGGACGTGTCTCCCTCCAACGTCCTCGTGTCGCGCGAGGGCGAGGTGAAGGTGACGGACTTCGGCATCGCCCGGTTCGAGGGCCCGTCCCTCACGGCCCCCGGAGTCTTCAAGGGCAAGGAGGCGTACAGCGCACCCGAGGTGCTCCAGGGCGCACCCGCGACGGCCGCGAGCGACCAGTTCTCGCTGGGCATCGTCTTCCACGAGCTGCTCACGGGCCACCATCCGTTCCACTCCCTGACGGAGCCGGTCGCGGTGACGTACGCCATCATCACCCGCGAGGTGCCGCGTCCCCCGCACGTGCCCGCGCCGCTGGCCGACGTGCTCCTGCGCATGCTGGCCCGCACCCCCGAGGAGCGCTTCCCGACGCCCGAGGCGCTGTCCGAGGCGCTCGCGCGGTGGCTGGCCCAGGCCGGCGAGCCCGCCACGTCGCACGCGCTCGCCGCCTTCATGAGGGAGCTGCCGCTGCCGCCCACCCTGCGAGAGCTGGCCGAGTCCTCGGACGCACCGGCCGGGAGCCCAGGCCCGGTGCCCGCCCCCGACTTCGGGCCGGAGTACGCCGACGAGCCCCTCCCTGGAGGCGCGGCGCTCAGCGTCAGCGGGAGGGTGGTGCACCGCTGCACCCGCTGTGACCAGCCGCTGTCGAGCCCTCACGCGCCCTGCGACCGCTGCGCGGAGGAGCTCGCTCCGCCCTCCCCGGTCTTCACGCCCGCGCCCACCGCGAGGACTCCGCCCCGCGCGGGCCCCACGGGCACGACGCCGATGAGCACTCCCCGGGTGCCGCCGGCCCACCCCGGGGCCTCCACTCCCCCCCGCGCCGGAGCGGGAGCCCTGCCCCCGGCGCGGCCCCACGCCACGGCCGGCACGACGCGGGTGGCGCCCCTGCTGGAGCAGTCACCTACCCGCACGCTGGCGGAGAGCATGGAGCCCGCGCCCACGCCCTTCCCCGCCCGGAGCGTGCTGCAGACGCCCGCCGAGGCGCTGGAGCTGGTCGAGCGCGCGCCGCGCCCGGTGAGTGACTGGCAGGAGGACACCCTCGCCGCGCGGGGCCGGAGCCGCAGGCGGCTGTTGCTGGCGCTGGGCGGGCTGGCCGTGCTGGCCCTCGGCGCCGCGCTGTGGGCCTGGCGCGGCACGGTGTCCCGGGAGCTGCTGTCGGCGACGGGCATCCGCCTGGCCTCGCCCGTGCTCAGCGTCCGCAGCCAGCCCGCGGGGGCCTCGGTGTGGGTGGAGGGCAAGGAGGTGGGGACGACGCCCCTGGTGGTGGACAACGTCTACCCGGACCGGGTGCTCTCCGTGCAGGTGCGGCACAAGGGCTACCGCACGTGGAAGGGCACCTTCCGCGGCGGACAGCCCGTGGACTTCCAGGTGACGCTGGACGACCGCTGA
- the nusA gene encoding transcription termination factor NusA, with product MPTQQANPSVNLNLVLDQVAKDKGIDRAVLIATLEDAMKTAAKKHFGQDRELEAKYDADKGVVELFQAITVVEEIVDPVQAVNQITIAEAHRKGMEVESGDELVFQIFYRDEDAAEAKAQDDQYGDILRLKTFRRGFGRIAAQTAKQVILQRTRDAERENVFNEYRDRKNEIVTGIARRFERGNIIVDLGRAEAVLPVREQVPRETYRPGDRVQAYVLDVLRESKGPQIVLSRASVNLLTKLFEMEVPEIAEGIVVIEAAAREPGGRAKIAVSSRDSDVDPVGACVGMKGSRVQAVVQELRGEKIDIVPFDEDPARFVCSALAPAEVSRVIIDEANHAMELIVPDDQLSLAIGRRGQNVRLAAQLTGWKLDINSESRVRELREFANRSLGSLPGVNEMLVETLYAHGFRQARDIADANAEMLAQLPGIDPARIPAMQEAARKRMVEDQAELSRMDYEREQARIAEARRHPDELNQSERMARVRGVGEKTIEQLILAGYKSVEDIANEKDLAKLGDVPGVGIKKARQLKSAAENYLVEEAKLRAELNAERGVMAVTLDGGAEATKSP from the coding sequence ATGCCCACGCAGCAAGCCAACCCGAGCGTCAACCTCAACCTCGTCCTGGACCAGGTCGCCAAGGACAAGGGCATCGACCGGGCTGTGCTGATTGCCACCCTCGAGGACGCGATGAAGACCGCGGCCAAGAAGCACTTTGGCCAGGACCGCGAGCTCGAGGCCAAGTACGACGCCGACAAGGGCGTGGTGGAGCTGTTCCAGGCCATCACCGTGGTCGAGGAAATCGTCGACCCGGTCCAGGCCGTCAATCAGATCACCATCGCCGAGGCGCACCGCAAGGGCATGGAAGTGGAGTCGGGCGACGAGCTCGTCTTCCAGATCTTCTACCGGGACGAGGACGCGGCCGAGGCGAAGGCCCAGGACGACCAGTACGGCGACATCCTCCGCCTGAAGACCTTCCGCCGCGGCTTCGGCCGCATCGCGGCGCAGACGGCCAAGCAGGTCATCCTGCAGCGCACGCGCGACGCGGAGCGGGAGAACGTCTTCAACGAGTACCGCGACCGGAAGAACGAAATCGTCACCGGCATCGCCCGCCGGTTCGAGCGCGGCAACATCATCGTGGACCTGGGCCGCGCCGAGGCCGTGCTGCCGGTGCGCGAGCAGGTGCCGCGCGAGACGTACCGCCCCGGCGACCGCGTCCAGGCCTACGTGCTGGACGTGCTGCGCGAGTCCAAGGGCCCGCAGATCGTCCTCAGCCGCGCCTCCGTCAACCTGCTCACCAAGCTGTTCGAGATGGAGGTGCCGGAAATCGCCGAGGGCATCGTCGTCATCGAGGCGGCGGCGCGAGAGCCGGGCGGCCGGGCGAAGATTGCCGTGTCCAGCCGCGACTCGGACGTGGACCCGGTGGGCGCGTGCGTGGGCATGAAGGGCAGCCGCGTGCAGGCGGTGGTGCAGGAGCTGCGCGGAGAGAAGATCGACATCGTCCCCTTCGACGAGGACCCGGCGCGCTTCGTGTGCTCGGCCCTGGCCCCCGCGGAGGTCAGCCGCGTCATCATCGACGAGGCCAACCACGCCATGGAGCTCATCGTCCCGGACGACCAGCTCAGCCTCGCCATCGGCCGGCGCGGGCAGAACGTGCGCCTGGCCGCCCAGCTCACCGGCTGGAAGCTGGACATCAACAGCGAGAGCCGGGTGCGCGAGCTGCGCGAGTTCGCCAACCGCTCGCTGGGCTCGCTGCCGGGCGTCAACGAGATGCTGGTGGAGACGCTCTACGCGCACGGCTTCCGCCAGGCGCGCGACATCGCCGACGCCAACGCGGAGATGCTGGCGCAACTGCCCGGCATCGACCCCGCCCGCATCCCCGCCATGCAGGAGGCCGCGCGCAAGCGCATGGTCGAGGACCAGGCGGAGCTGTCGCGCATGGATTATGAAAGGGAGCAGGCCCGGATTGCCGAGGCCCGGCGCCACCCGGACGAGCTCAACCAGTCCGAGCGCATGGCCCGCGTGCGCGGCGTCGGCGAGAAGACCATCGAGCAGCTCATCCTCGCCGGCTACAAGTCGGTGGAGGACATCGCCAACGAGAAGGACCTGGCGAAGCTGGGCGACGTGCCGGGTGTGGGAATCAAGAAGGCCCGCCAGCTGAAGAGCGCGGCGGAGAACTACCTCGTGGAGGAGGCCAAGCTGCGCGCGGAGCTGAATGCCGAGCGTGGCGTCATGGCGGTGACCCTGGACGGTGGCGCGGAAGCCACCAAGTCACCGTAA
- the panC gene encoding pantoate--beta-alanine ligase, which produces MAPAVLRTLAEVRAWTAGLRREGRRLALVPTMGFLHEGHLSLMREGRRRADVVATSIFVNPTQFGPREDLSRYPRDLQGDLAKCASAGADVVFAPEDPNVMYPPGYQTYVEVTDVSKGLCGERRPGHFRGVATIVTQLLCLFRPEVALFGEKDYQQLQVIQALNRDLHLGVDIVGMPTVREADGLAMSSRNAYLSPEERQRALSLSRGLRAAQALLREGTRESGALVGAVRRELEAAGLREDYVELVDAERLTPLERVMPGQNARLLVAAFSGTTRLIDNMPLGG; this is translated from the coding sequence ATGGCTCCCGCCGTCCTGCGGACTCTGGCGGAAGTGAGGGCCTGGACGGCGGGGCTGCGCCGTGAGGGGCGCCGGCTCGCGCTGGTGCCCACCATGGGCTTTTTGCATGAAGGCCACCTCTCGCTCATGCGCGAGGGGCGGCGCCGCGCCGACGTGGTGGCCACCTCCATCTTCGTCAACCCCACCCAGTTCGGTCCCCGCGAGGACCTGTCGCGCTACCCGCGGGACTTGCAGGGGGACCTGGCGAAGTGCGCCAGCGCGGGGGCGGACGTCGTCTTCGCGCCGGAGGACCCGAACGTCATGTACCCGCCGGGGTACCAGACGTACGTGGAGGTGACGGACGTCAGCAAGGGCCTGTGCGGCGAGCGGCGACCGGGTCACTTCCGTGGCGTGGCGACCATCGTCACCCAGTTGCTGTGCCTGTTCCGGCCGGAGGTGGCCCTCTTCGGAGAGAAGGACTACCAGCAGCTCCAGGTCATCCAGGCGCTGAACCGGGATTTGCACCTGGGCGTGGACATTGTCGGCATGCCGACGGTGCGCGAGGCGGACGGACTGGCCATGAGCAGCCGGAACGCCTACCTGTCCCCCGAGGAGCGGCAGCGGGCGCTCTCCCTCTCGAGGGGACTGAGGGCGGCCCAGGCGCTGCTGCGCGAGGGCACGCGCGAGTCAGGTGCGCTGGTGGGCGCCGTCCGTCGCGAGCTGGAGGCAGCGGGGCTCCGGGAGGACTACGTGGAGCTGGTGGATGCGGAGCGGCTCACACCCCTGGAGCGGGTGATGCCCGGACAGAACGCCCGCCTGCTCGTCGCCGCGTTCAGTGGTACGACGCGCCTCATCGACAACATGCCGCTGGGCGGTTAG
- a CDS encoding FecR family protein: MLLALALSASPLGCTDDETPPAPVAPSRPTPQPRAHLRGLKGDVQIKRATADDWSAAHEGLPLFENDKVRTEANALADLVFANDGGTVHLGADSLIGVAETRPRPGQQRTDLTVLRGRIDAELEQPSTQSLSVTTPAATIQAGREIVFQ; encoded by the coding sequence ATGCTGCTCGCGCTCGCGCTCTCGGCCTCGCCGCTCGGCTGCACCGACGACGAGACGCCGCCAGCGCCCGTGGCGCCCTCGCGTCCCACGCCGCAGCCGCGCGCGCACCTGCGCGGGCTGAAGGGTGACGTGCAGATAAAGCGCGCCACCGCCGACGACTGGAGCGCCGCGCACGAGGGGCTCCCCCTGTTCGAGAACGACAAGGTGCGCACCGAGGCCAATGCCCTCGCGGACCTCGTCTTCGCCAATGACGGCGGCACGGTGCACCTGGGCGCGGACTCGCTCATCGGCGTGGCGGAGACGCGCCCCCGGCCGGGCCAGCAGCGCACGGACCTGACGGTGCTGCGCGGCCGCATCGACGCCGAGCTGGAGCAGCCCTCCACGCAGTCCCTCTCCGTCACCACCCCCGCGGCCACCATCCAGGCAGGAAGGGAGATTGTCTTCCAATGA
- a CDS encoding LysM peptidoglycan-binding domain-containing protein, which produces MKALFLLAWLGAASVDTAVVGPNETLRQVAERTVGDPSAAEEIQALNGLKSDTVAAGTRLKVPGPDRALALKALETARTLVAGMRSPGATARLKEAEAHFRAARYAQASEAANAAGKQVADAPSPQPSAFSVEVGADGGSTTVSVSKGPAVRVEAEGVTQPVAMGESVRVERGRPPPAPPPPLVAPRPGLPEDGETLKRRPDKAGRLGPVKLAWAAVPEADRYEVEVLSDTDGTAVFVQTVSAPEAKLPVLPAGRYRWTVRAVGATGRSEPSAARRFELVSERLKLEVQKGQWQ; this is translated from the coding sequence ATGAAGGCCCTGTTCCTGCTCGCATGGCTGGGCGCCGCGTCGGTGGACACGGCGGTGGTGGGCCCCAACGAGACGCTGCGCCAGGTGGCGGAGCGCACGGTGGGGGACCCGAGCGCCGCCGAGGAAATCCAGGCGCTCAACGGGCTGAAGTCGGACACGGTGGCCGCGGGCACGCGGCTGAAGGTGCCCGGCCCGGACCGCGCGCTGGCGCTCAAGGCGCTGGAGACGGCGCGCACGCTGGTGGCGGGCATGCGCTCGCCCGGGGCCACGGCCCGGCTCAAGGAGGCGGAGGCGCACTTCCGCGCCGCCCGCTATGCCCAGGCCTCCGAGGCGGCCAACGCGGCCGGCAAGCAGGTGGCGGACGCGCCGTCGCCGCAGCCGTCCGCGTTCTCCGTGGAGGTGGGCGCGGATGGAGGCTCCACCACCGTCAGCGTGAGCAAGGGGCCCGCGGTGCGCGTGGAGGCCGAGGGCGTCACCCAGCCGGTCGCCATGGGTGAGTCCGTGCGCGTGGAGCGCGGCCGCCCGCCCCCCGCGCCCCCGCCCCCCCTGGTGGCGCCGCGCCCCGGGTTGCCGGAGGATGGGGAGACGCTGAAGCGGCGCCCGGACAAGGCAGGCCGGCTGGGCCCGGTGAAGCTGGCCTGGGCGGCCGTCCCCGAGGCCGACCGCTACGAGGTGGAAGTGCTGAGCGACACCGATGGAACCGCTGTCTTCGTCCAGACCGTCTCCGCCCCGGAGGCGAAGCTGCCCGTGCTGCCGGCGGGCCGCTACCGGTGGACGGTGCGGGCGGTGGGCGCGACGGGCCGCTCGGAGCCGAGCGCCGCCCGGCGCTTCGAGCTGGTGTCGGAGCGGCTGAAGCTCGAAGTGCAGAAGGGTCAGTGGCAGTAG
- a CDS encoding carbon-nitrogen hydrolase family protein: protein MHLIAAAQMVSTADKSHNLEVATRLVRQAAGLGARLVGLPENFSWMGPEPERQGAAEALDGPTLSRMAALARELRLTLLAGSVLEAGAPGGRLYNTSVLFGPDGDRLAVYRKMHLFDVEVGDGATYQESAAVAPGTEVVAADTQVGRLGLSVCYDLRFPELYRRLSKDGATLLAVPAAFTLMTGKDHWEVLLRARAIENQAYVLAPAQGGRHSANRLTYGHAMVVDPWGLVTARASEGEGLALAPVDPELQARIRRNLPCLQHRRLD, encoded by the coding sequence ATGCACCTCATCGCCGCCGCGCAGATGGTGTCCACCGCGGACAAGAGCCACAACCTGGAGGTCGCCACCCGCCTCGTGCGGCAGGCGGCCGGGCTGGGGGCCCGCCTGGTGGGCCTGCCGGAGAACTTCTCCTGGATGGGCCCGGAGCCGGAGCGCCAGGGTGCCGCCGAGGCCCTGGACGGCCCGACGCTCTCCCGGATGGCCGCCCTGGCCCGCGAGCTGAGGCTCACCCTGCTGGCCGGCAGCGTCCTGGAGGCCGGAGCGCCGGGGGGCCGCCTGTACAACACCAGCGTCCTCTTCGGCCCTGACGGTGATCGGCTGGCGGTGTACCGGAAGATGCACCTGTTCGACGTGGAGGTGGGAGACGGGGCCACCTACCAGGAGTCCGCGGCGGTGGCGCCGGGGACGGAGGTGGTGGCGGCGGACACACAGGTGGGGCGGCTGGGCCTGTCCGTCTGCTACGACCTGCGCTTCCCGGAGCTGTACCGGCGGCTGTCGAAAGACGGCGCCACCCTGCTCGCCGTGCCGGCGGCCTTCACGCTGATGACGGGCAAGGACCACTGGGAGGTGCTCCTGCGGGCGCGGGCCATCGAAAACCAGGCCTACGTGCTCGCACCTGCCCAGGGTGGGCGCCACTCCGCCAACCGCCTTACCTATGGCCACGCCATGGTGGTGGACCCGTGGGGGCTGGTGACGGCGCGGGCGTCGGAGGGAGAGGGGCTGGCGCTGGCGCCCGTAGACCCGGAACTCCAGGCGCGCATCCGCCGCAACCTGCCCTGCCTGCAGCACCGGCGGTTGGACTAG
- a CDS encoding ribosome maturation factor RimP, which produces MTEKTLKQTVEEKAASLLEPIVAGEGLELLEVEFVREREGWVLRLFIDKPGGRVGLEECSQVSRAVDPSLDVEDFIPHEYSLEVSSPGVNRPLKKPAHFERVKGQKVKVKSFGPVGDPPRKNFTGTLTEVAGDGISVEVEGAGTFHILFKDIAKANLEFEF; this is translated from the coding sequence ATGACGGAGAAGACCCTCAAGCAGACGGTGGAGGAGAAGGCCGCCAGCCTGCTCGAGCCCATCGTCGCGGGTGAAGGCCTCGAGCTTCTGGAAGTGGAGTTCGTCCGGGAGCGCGAGGGCTGGGTGCTTCGGCTGTTCATCGACAAGCCGGGTGGCAGGGTGGGGCTGGAGGAGTGCAGCCAGGTGTCGCGCGCGGTGGACCCGTCGCTCGACGTGGAGGACTTCATCCCCCACGAGTACAGCCTGGAGGTCTCCAGTCCCGGGGTGAACCGGCCGCTGAAGAAGCCGGCGCACTTCGAGCGGGTGAAGGGACAGAAGGTGAAGGTGAAGAGCTTCGGGCCGGTGGGAGACCCCCCGCGCAAGAACTTCACCGGCACGCTGACCGAGGTGGCAGGCGACGGCATCTCGGTGGAGGTGGAAGGGGCCGGAACCTTCCACATCCTCTTCAAGGACATCGCCAAGGCGAACCTGGAGTTCGAGTTCTAG
- a CDS encoding HD domain-containing phosphohydrolase, producing the protein MRLFKAILLLMLVVSFVPTLMVGWLSVSHTRELLVRDAQELAQERVKQLRLKAEVFLNEPTDTVLGLARVPGFFGLPMEAQQTHLASVLTQRREVLALTIFGPDRKRLPGLQAFSRHDVSPTALAAHEERARALLEGMEGLRYADAVMEPGRGEPVLTLAFPVGEPVKGYVAADLSLAGLRRMLEQERVGSTGFAYLADRHGHLVVGGGGVAGLGEDVSKRTPVAHLLKQLEGRPEAEPLELFHVGNFGEGRDAVVAAYTVLPEAGWAILSEQPVEHAYRQVEAMERRILLGLGAAILVAVVLAALFSRNLTRPLKGFISGALELARGKFGVEVNIPQKNELGELAQTFNYMSKQLLAYDMENRGLYESLEKGYLETIVALANSIDSKDAYTRGHSQRVGDVAVQIGRELSLTERELRQLQYGGILHDIGKIGIVESILCKQSRLTDQEMAIMREHPAIGDAIIGPVSFLGAVRACVRHHHERWDGTGYPDRLKGEDIPLLARIVACADTFDACTSTRPYQKAMPLEKAMEILDNLSGAQLDPQVVLALRRVLAQQGVRLEGHRLPVKLAS; encoded by the coding sequence GTGCGCCTTTTCAAAGCCATCCTCCTGTTGATGCTGGTGGTCAGCTTCGTGCCCACGCTGATGGTGGGCTGGCTCTCCGTGTCCCATACGCGCGAGCTGCTGGTGCGCGACGCCCAGGAGCTGGCGCAGGAGCGGGTGAAGCAGCTTCGCCTCAAGGCGGAGGTCTTCCTCAACGAGCCCACCGACACGGTGCTGGGCCTGGCCCGCGTGCCCGGCTTCTTCGGGCTGCCGATGGAGGCGCAGCAGACGCACCTGGCGTCGGTGCTCACGCAGCGGCGCGAGGTGCTGGCCCTCACCATCTTCGGCCCGGACCGCAAGCGGCTGCCGGGGCTGCAGGCCTTCTCCAGGCACGACGTGTCCCCCACCGCGCTGGCCGCGCACGAGGAGCGTGCCCGCGCGCTGCTGGAGGGCATGGAGGGGCTGCGCTACGCGGACGCGGTGATGGAGCCGGGCCGGGGCGAGCCGGTGCTGACCCTGGCCTTCCCCGTGGGCGAGCCCGTGAAGGGCTACGTCGCGGCGGACCTGTCCCTGGCCGGGCTGCGGCGGATGCTGGAGCAGGAGCGCGTGGGCAGCACGGGCTTCGCGTACCTGGCGGACCGGCACGGGCACCTCGTCGTCGGGGGCGGCGGCGTGGCGGGGCTGGGCGAGGACGTGTCGAAGCGCACGCCCGTGGCGCATCTGCTGAAGCAGCTGGAGGGCCGGCCGGAAGCCGAGCCGCTGGAGCTGTTCCACGTGGGCAACTTCGGCGAGGGCCGGGACGCGGTGGTGGCCGCGTACACGGTGCTGCCGGAGGCCGGCTGGGCCATCCTCTCCGAGCAGCCGGTGGAGCACGCCTACCGCCAGGTGGAGGCCATGGAGCGGCGCATCCTCCTGGGCCTGGGCGCGGCCATCCTGGTGGCCGTGGTGCTGGCGGCGCTCTTCTCCCGCAACCTGACGCGGCCCCTCAAGGGCTTCATCTCCGGCGCGCTGGAGCTGGCGCGCGGCAAGTTCGGCGTGGAGGTGAACATCCCGCAGAAGAACGAGCTGGGCGAGCTGGCCCAGACGTTCAACTACATGAGCAAGCAGCTGCTCGCGTACGACATGGAGAACCGCGGCCTCTACGAGAGCCTGGAGAAGGGCTACCTGGAGACCATCGTCGCGCTGGCCAACTCCATCGACTCGAAGGACGCGTACACGCGCGGCCACAGCCAGCGCGTGGGCGACGTGGCGGTGCAGATTGGGCGCGAGCTGAGCCTCACCGAGCGCGAGCTGCGGCAGCTGCAGTACGGCGGCATCCTCCACGACATCGGCAAGATTGGCATCGTCGAGTCCATCCTCTGCAAGCAGTCGCGGCTGACGGACCAGGAGATGGCCATCATGCGCGAGCACCCGGCCATCGGTGACGCCATCATCGGCCCGGTGAGCTTCCTGGGTGCGGTGCGCGCGTGCGTGCGCCACCACCACGAGCGCTGGGACGGCACCGGCTACCCGGACCGCCTCAAGGGCGAGGACATCCCCCTGCTGGCCCGCATCGTCGCCTGCGCGGACACCTTCGACGCGTGCACCTCCACCCGCCCATACCAGAAGGCCATGCCGCTGGAGAAGGCGATGGAAATCCTGGACAACCTCAGCGGCGCGCAGCTGGACCCGCAGGTGGTGCTGGCGCTGCGGCGGGTGCTGGCGCAGCAGGGCGTGCGCCTGGAAGGCCACCGGCTGCCGGTCAAGCTCGCGTCCTGA
- a CDS encoding ClpXP protease specificity-enhancing factor SspB codes for MDEKKGLDKKERLLAALDQGMVMIHLDARRPGVLVPASIKGEAHLRLNLSYRFDPPDLTVGEWGVRCTLSFSGSRFTVAVPWSALFAIASHVTKEFWMYPDDMPPELLQQPASARPQQPVPVVPVAAERPRAFLREVPSERSEEPPPEVPPEGPKDEPPSPRRGHLRLVK; via the coding sequence ATGGACGAAAAGAAGGGTCTCGACAAGAAGGAGCGGCTGCTGGCCGCGCTCGACCAGGGGATGGTGATGATCCACCTGGACGCGCGCCGCCCCGGTGTGCTCGTCCCCGCCTCCATCAAGGGTGAGGCCCATCTGCGCCTCAACCTCTCCTACCGCTTCGACCCCCCGGACCTCACGGTGGGCGAGTGGGGCGTGCGCTGCACGCTGAGCTTCTCCGGCTCGCGCTTCACGGTGGCCGTGCCCTGGTCGGCGCTGTTCGCCATCGCCAGCCACGTGACGAAGGAGTTCTGGATGTACCCGGACGACATGCCGCCGGAGCTGCTCCAGCAGCCCGCGTCGGCGCGTCCGCAGCAGCCCGTGCCGGTGGTGCCCGTGGCAGCGGAGCGCCCGCGCGCCTTCCTGCGCGAAGTCCCCAGCGAGCGCTCCGAAGAGCCGCCGCCGGAAGTCCCGCCCGAGGGGCCGAAGGACGAGCCGCCGTCTCCGCGTCGGGGCCACCTGCGCCTGGTGAAGTGA
- the smpB gene encoding SsrA-binding protein SmpB gives MTSGGKSKGPGAEAGVKVIAENRRARFDYTVDEKLEAGLELTGSEVKSLREGIANLSDAYALPKGSELFLLNANIGSYKAASVFDHLPTRGRKLLLHRTEIDRWTAKVRERGYSIIPLVLYFKKGRAKVELGLCRGKTHEDRRHDIKERETKREMDRAMRRR, from the coding sequence ATGACATCCGGAGGCAAGTCGAAGGGACCTGGCGCGGAGGCCGGGGTGAAGGTCATCGCCGAGAATCGGCGTGCGCGCTTCGACTACACGGTAGACGAGAAGCTGGAGGCCGGCCTGGAGCTGACCGGCAGCGAGGTGAAGTCGCTGAGGGAAGGTATCGCCAACCTGTCGGACGCCTACGCGCTTCCCAAGGGCAGCGAGCTCTTCCTGCTCAACGCCAACATCGGCTCCTACAAGGCGGCGAGCGTCTTCGACCACCTGCCCACCCGGGGCCGGAAGCTGTTGCTGCACCGGACGGAGATTGACCGCTGGACGGCGAAGGTGCGTGAGCGGGGTTATTCCATCATCCCGCTTGTGCTGTACTTCAAGAAGGGGCGGGCCAAGGTGGAGCTGGGGCTCTGCCGCGGCAAGACGCACGAAGACAGGCGCCACGACATCAAGGAGCGGGAGACGAAGCGGGAGATGGACCGGGCGATGCGCCGACGTTGA
- a CDS encoding DUF971 domain-containing protein, whose translation MSFWDRIKPAAKPVTGTDVRVSPDGARLELGWDDGARTAASAQVLRQQCPCAGCVDEWTNQRTLDAAKVPADLRIKEVQPVGNYALAFVFSDGHTTGIYPWKLLRDITAGPDSGPTA comes from the coding sequence TTGAGTTTCTGGGACCGCATCAAGCCCGCCGCAAAGCCCGTCACCGGGACGGACGTCCGCGTGTCGCCGGACGGCGCCCGGCTGGAGCTGGGCTGGGACGACGGGGCGAGGACGGCCGCCTCCGCGCAGGTGCTGCGCCAGCAGTGCCCCTGTGCCGGGTGCGTGGACGAGTGGACGAACCAGCGCACCCTGGACGCGGCGAAGGTGCCCGCGGACCTGCGCATCAAGGAAGTGCAGCCGGTGGGCAACTACGCGCTGGCCTTCGTCTTCAGCGACGGCCACACCACCGGCATCTACCCCTGGAAGCTGCTGCGAGACATCACCGCCGGGCCGGACAGCGGGCCCACGGCCTGA